In Lampris incognitus isolate fLamInc1 chromosome 13, fLamInc1.hap2, whole genome shotgun sequence, the genomic stretch tcttggcatcagttGTTCTTGGAAACACCTGTCCCGGATAGTGAAACCCAccgccctctctcctccttgcttCCACAACATTTTCATCAATCCCAGTTTTACATGAAGAGGCggcactggtcgctgcactagcgcctcctctggtcagtcggggagccttgttcgggggtgaggggatagcgcgatcctctcacgcgctacgtccccctggcgaaactccgcaccgtcaggtgaaaagatgcgactccacgtgtgtcggaggaggcatgtggtagtctgcagccctccccggttcggcagagtggggtaactgactgGACGCAattaaaggggaggggggggggtaaaaagggggggggtggcaggAAATCACAGAAATAGGTTATATCAACAAAACGGTATGCAATAGAAAATAAAATGTTAAGGcgattttcgtgatcagcagcccaaaaccCAAGAGTTCAGGAAGCCAAATCTTCCCCTTTTCCATCGTTATCAAACACAGGGAAACCACAATATACAAACACAATAGACacgcgcgtgtgcacacacaggGAATTTAGTgcattaagaccccccccccccccccgttgttgtTGAATTATGGCATGTGTGTTACAGACAGGACCCAACAACAGCTCAGCAGCAGCGCTGCCCCCGGAAGCTGGGGTGGGTTTCCAACAGAGGCCACACTCCAGGCCTGTGTTGTGCCCTGCCTGCAATAAGGCGTCTCTGCGGTTTCTTTCTACCACACATCAACTTGAGGCACTGTTTGatgaaaatccaaaaacaataTAATAATGCACCGAGTAACAATCAGATGTAATCGGGGCCACGCTTTTTGTTGTTCGTGAACTCGGGCGCTTTGTTGATTGCGTCGTGATTTGAAGAAACGGCTGATAGAAAAATTCATAAAAGATAATTCTGCTCCGAAACAGGACATTACAATTAAGAAGGCAAAACACGAGACATTTTCTTGTCACTGCCAGAATATCTGGGGTGGAAACAAAAACTTACATTCATAGATTTTATAACAATCTCTGCACAACTTGGTTAAAAATTGGGGAAGAAACCGTGTTTATAACTTCGGTCTTGGTATCTCCGCCGGACCCGAGGAGGAGTAGTGAGAAATGAGTCTGTCAGCCTCCCTCCAGCCAGACAGAAGAGCTCCGTGGACAGTGGAGTAGTAGCACGGATGAGTGGCCTCTCCAGCAAACAACACCTGCAAGGGCTGCAACCGACAAACAGTGCGTGTTAGATCTGAAAGTCCAAAAACTTGGGACTTGCTTAAATATTCTTGCGCCAGCGTGCAAAGAGGGCGCCAGCGAGCGAGAAGGAAGATGTGCCGTTTACCCGAGACTGGGTCCCTTTCGAAGGCAGTGGTTCCATTAAGTTGTTCAGGTCCTGTGCTGAGCAGCCTCTCGCCGGGTAAGTATAGGATCCACAGGTCCAGGGGTCGTGGAACCACTGGGAGCGCAGAACTTTCCGTGGCGTAATGGTCGGGTTCCCTAAAACCAACAGCTGAATTACCTACTCTGCGGGATGATATGCTACAGCAACCAAGTATCAGAAACAACAAACTGGTTAAAAAAAATATAGCCACAAGCGGCAAGTCCGGGGTTCAAGCCTACACAGACTGTTAGAAGTTGAAAGCTTCAACAACTTaatatccttccatccatccatccatccttttttATTGTACTGTACTAGTCTGTACTGTACATTCACTCATATTGACACAGCAAGGTTACCAAAAACTACTGCTgaacaatttatttatttatttattttttctccctttttctccccaattgtacctggccaattaccccactcttccgagcaagaGAGACttcgagatggcttggacatgtgtggaggagagatgctgggtatattgggagaaggatgctgaatatggagctgccagggaagaggagaagaggaaggccaaagaggaggtttatggatgtggtgagagaggacatgcaggtggctggtgtgacagaggaagatgcagaggacaggaagagatggaaacggatgatccgctgtggcgaccccgaacgggagcagctgaaagtagcagtagtagtggtagtagtctgATTTGTGTTATGCCACGCCTATTTTTTAAATTTATAGTTCCCCTTAGAGGGTCGACTTGAATGAAACTTTCAGGGCatgtttcatgtacttgtgtggaTATATCCTGCAAGTTTTGTGATGACTGGCCCAACAGTTGTTGACTTCGGTCTATCTAGGTGCTGAGCCTTGCCCTTTTGAAGTTCATTGGTCAATATCTTGAAAACTAAATAATATATCAACAAGCTTTATGCAACTTTCAATAAGCTTGGTCCAATAATGACCCATAGAAAATATGGTAGCAGTTGGGCCAACGGTTTTGGAGGcaatgtcaaaaatgtgtttttcataaaaTTCAAAATGGCGGACAATCCAGTCAGCTGGACTTTAGTggttcttgaggcaaatttgtagagtGAGGATAGATGGGTGTCTGTACCTAGTCTCGTGTAAATCAGACGTAGGGCGTAGGAGTTAGGACAAAGTTCAAAATGTTGCCCTTTAATTATAGCGCCCCCATCAGGCCAAATGGAATCATATTTCTTGGACAGCACAATGGGCAAACTCTCATGTCTCTTACCATTTACCGTCTCACGGGATATGCGCAAACATTTCTGAacaagaaaaataataaataataatgaacgCGCAGAGAAACAACAGGGTTTAAGCCGAATTAGAACCACATTCAAGAAGCAACGCATTTTTATCCAAATAACAGTTCCTTCTCTGGACTGAcagtctgtcccccccccccccaatctaaaCTCACCTGTGAACCTGCGGATAAGCTGTGCTATAGACTGTGCAACTTCCTGTTCGGGCAGCGTCTCCATGTGCTCGGCCTCACGACCAGCAATCCAGCCGCACAGAACGTGACCGTACCTGGGATGGGAACGAGAAACAGGATGTGGTCACACCGAACGCGGCACCAAAAGGACAACAGAAAGAGGCAACGTGGGGCCACAGGAAGTCGGCGAAACGGCCGCTCGCTTGAGCTGGAAAACGTCCAACGCCATGGTAACATTCTCTTGTTGTCACGATACTCAGTTAGTCAATACGCTTTTCAGCCATTTTCTCATAACTGAGGATCTTCTGTAGACCCTGACCTTTCAGCAGGTTTGAGGACCGTGAACCCGAACAATTTCTTTATCCAGGACCTCTTTATATCCGCCACCTGGTCCACAAGGTTCTCCTGGTCAGAGACAAGAGATACAACAGAGGCAATGCGTGATGGTGTGCACGTGGACGCATGCGAGGACAACTTTTGGTTTGTCGTCTTGTGAGGCCTAAATGCACACAGCAGAAAAGTAAAGGAAGAAATATGGCATACCTAGTTGACAACCTAGCAAAAGAAAGCTCCTTCTAGATGGTGGATTTAGAGTCAGATATACAGTTATGTTAAGGTTAGACACCGAGATTAGGGTTGTCTTTTGGaaccacccccccttttctccccagaccaccacacgcctcctcccatacatgtggagtcgccagctgctacttttcacctgacagtgaggagtttcaccagggggacgtaacacgtgggaggatcccgctattccccccagttccccctgaacaggcgccccgaccgaccggaggggGGCGCTAGTatagcgaccagggcacacacccacatccggcttcccactcacggacacggccaattgtgtctgtagggacgcccgaccaagccggaggtaacacggggattcgaaccgggatccccgtgttggtaggcaacggaacagaccgccccgCCACCCCCAGGGTTCATGTTTAAAGTCAAGAGTGACTCACAAGAACAAAGGTTAAAGGCAACCGCACAATGGCgtcgtgcatgtatgtgtgcacgtgtctgCTTGTAAAACTGTATTTACATGCATGTAAACATCCAACCTTTTGTACGACAACAAACCTCGTCTTCCCACACCAGGTAAATGACCTCACAGTCCATATCCCACCACGGGGAATCAAACTCCACAAATATCTTGTTGTTCGTTCCGAAGCCCATTCTTTGTATCGAGTGCAACTTgtgcagcgggagaggaggccgGAACAGCTTCGCACGGTGCTTCTTCAGGTAACCTGACAGAAGACAACAGACCACGGTTAGTACTTGCATAACCTTGACGCCAAGTTAATGTTGCCCCCGAGAAATGTTATTGCGTCGCTGCCGACAATCAATTCTTGGACTTTGAGATGAGCGACCATAAAATCACAGAGGCGCTCACTGAATCTGAGCACACGAGGGTGCTTCAACTGAAGACGTGGAAAAATGGACCCtagagatgtgtttgtgtgtgctgaaCAGACGAGTCTACCTAGAGGCACAGTGACGACAACATGGTCGGCGGTGATCTTCTGTCCGTCTTCACACTCAACAACCACGGGCTCGTTGTCCCCTTCGGTGTCGCTCCAGTGAATGCAGCTCACAGGTTGCCTGTAGGCCACTAAGCCCTGGGGGAGCTCGGACATTAAGTTCTGGATTAGGCCTTCATAGCCCCTGCAAGGGAGGAACAAATGTCCACATTGGGGAATATGATATCTTACACAACGCATGCCGCTATTAGTTACACCATGTGCGTTGTGCGCATATGTGTGTTTCATGTACGAACCCGGGGAACGTGCAGTCGAGTCCGGGGAGGGTTCTGTACAGGCCAAAGGCTCCTAGTCCCACCTGGTCCATTGTGTGTGTTCCGTTAACACAGCACTCCACCTTCAACATGTTACTGACCACACACAGCCGCATGGCCCTCGTGGAGGCCTCCTCGTCCTTCCATTCCTCTGCCACTCGCTTCAGCGCCTACATAAGCGAAAGAGGAgggagaacgagagggaggacagtggaatggcgaggacgcaaggagtagaggggacAAAGGCGGttgggagaccagctatgttgtatggtttggagacggtggcactgaagACATTTATCATACAAGACATTcgtcacaaacgctgccttcgaaggggtctcagcatcagcagagatcccacccaaccCCGACCATgggctgttctcccccctgcgctctgggaggcgctacaggagcctcagagcccgcactaccaggctcaaaaacagcttctttccccaagctgttgtccacctgaacctggccacccactgaatgtctgtagatattgttaaatattttgtactccagctctttattaacttatttttagctttggtcttcatgtgcgtACATCTtacactgtgtttgtctgtgtctgtcttgcactgatcggtgaagccacagccctcatttcctgttcaacatgtgcctgcacattgttttaatgacgataaaattgaattgaataaacGGCCAtagatgcacaaacacacacatgcaaacatgaaAGCTTGCAGTTAGTTCTCAAGGGCCTCGCCCACATTCACGGCTCATAAGCTCCGTGCCAGAGACGCCTCTTTCACCATCAAC encodes the following:
- the paox gene encoding peroxisomal N(1)-acetyl-spermine/spermidine oxidase isoform X1: MALRRKGLDSQVVVIGCGISGVAAAQRLVKHGFRNVRVLEATGRSGGRIKTGSLGDKIIEIGANWIHGPSEDNPVFCLSRQYGLLEPAALTAENQAMDIKGHPPWVPGWFSSSGKKLRAEDTYPAVSMFAELLDESAEFHSRGGEPRASVGDFIRAEVRTNCKLSEALKRVAEEWKDEEASTRAMRLCVVSNMLKVECCVNGTHTMDQVGLGAFGLYRTLPGLDCTFPGGYEGLIQNLMSELPQGLVAYRQPVSCIHWSDTEGDNEPVVVECEDGQKITADHVVVTVPLGYLKKHRAKLFRPPLPLHKLHSIQRMGFGTNNKIFVEFDSPWWDMDCEVIYLVWEDEENLVDQVADIKRSWIKKLFGFTVLKPAERYGHVLCGWIAGREAEHMETLPEQEVAQSIAQLIRRFTGNPTITPRKVLRSQWFHDPWTCGSYTYPARGCSAQDLNNLMEPLPSKGTQSRPLQVLFAGEATHPCYYSTVHGALLSGWREADRLISHYSSSGPAEIPRPKL
- the paox gene encoding peroxisomal N(1)-acetyl-spermine/spermidine oxidase isoform X2, coding for MALRRKGLDSQVVVIGCGISGVAAAQRLVKHGFRNVRVLEATGRSGGRIKTGSLGDKIIEIGANWIHGPSEDNPVFCLSRQYGLLEPAALTAENQAMDIKGHPPWVPGWFSSSGKKLRAEDTYPAVSMFAELLDESAEFHSRGGEPRASVGDFIRAEALKRVAEEWKDEEASTRAMRLCVVSNMLKVECCVNGTHTMDQVGLGAFGLYRTLPGLDCTFPGGYEGLIQNLMSELPQGLVAYRQPVSCIHWSDTEGDNEPVVVECEDGQKITADHVVVTVPLGYLKKHRAKLFRPPLPLHKLHSIQRMGFGTNNKIFVEFDSPWWDMDCEVIYLVWEDEENLVDQVADIKRSWIKKLFGFTVLKPAERYGHVLCGWIAGREAEHMETLPEQEVAQSIAQLIRRFTGNPTITPRKVLRSQWFHDPWTCGSYTYPARGCSAQDLNNLMEPLPSKGTQSRPLQVLFAGEATHPCYYSTVHGALLSGWREADRLISHYSSSGPAEIPRPKL